In a single window of the Aquarana catesbeiana isolate 2022-GZ linkage group LG13, ASM4218655v1, whole genome shotgun sequence genome:
- the APOA2 gene encoding apolipoprotein A-II translates to MKVLALVVLVIAISGLEAGVVKRDAQDPLQQISDIFQGISKSIQEQIANAEIPSQAQDLGTKLQEQGATISASIQKWIEELVALSKQKLS, encoded by the exons ATGAAAGTCTTGGCCCTCGTCGTCCTCGTCATCGCCATCAGCGGCCTGGAAG CCGGTGTTGTGAAGAGAGATGCACAGGATCCACTTCAGCAAATAAGTGATATTTTCCAAGGCATTTCCAAGAGCATCCAGGAGCAGATCGCCAATGCAGAGATCCCGAGTCAAGCTCA GGATCTGGGCACCAAGTTGCAGGAACAAGGAGCAACAATATCCGCCAGCATTCAGAAATGGATTGAAGAGCTGGTTGCCCTCAGCAAACAAAAACTGAGCTAA